A single region of the Pirellulales bacterium genome encodes:
- a CDS encoding amidase — MSSELLWMSASELAARIRARQVSPVEVVEAVLAQLDRVNPQLNAVVTRVDEAARGAAREAEAAVMRGDTLGPLHGVPITVKDLHLTAGIRTTFGSRLFADFVPATDTPAVAGLKAAGAIVLGKTNTSEFGLTPLTMNALFGDAYNPWDLSRNTGGSSGGSAAAVACGVGPLATGSDGGGSIRIPASFCGVYGIKPQLGRVPDLRHLRGWESLAHHGPITRTVRDAALALDVMAGQDLCDRWSLPKPSRSFLAACTGEARGLRLAWCPTLGGLPLDDEVRSACDAAARRFAQLGCEVVELELDLPDLGPAQQTIVLCETIVAFSERLAEWEQLIDPRLQKMPAKAARLTAEDLVRAQFAREDYWERLAPLFTRYDALLTPTASLTATENNSLGPTEIDGARVRALYWLGFCVPFNMTGQPAASLPVGFDRQSLPIGLQVVGRPHDEFTVLRLSSAFEEASPWHGRRPPLAE, encoded by the coding sequence ATGTCGAGCGAATTGTTGTGGATGTCCGCCAGTGAATTAGCCGCACGGATTCGCGCACGACAGGTTTCGCCGGTCGAAGTGGTCGAGGCCGTGCTCGCGCAGTTGGACCGCGTGAATCCGCAGCTCAACGCGGTCGTCACGCGCGTCGATGAAGCGGCGCGGGGCGCGGCGCGCGAGGCGGAAGCCGCCGTCATGCGCGGCGATACGCTCGGTCCACTGCACGGCGTGCCGATCACGGTCAAGGATTTGCACCTGACGGCCGGCATCCGCACGACGTTCGGCTCGCGCTTGTTTGCCGATTTTGTCCCGGCGACCGATACGCCCGCGGTAGCGGGACTCAAGGCGGCCGGCGCCATCGTGCTGGGCAAGACGAACACGTCCGAGTTCGGGCTGACCCCGCTGACGATGAACGCCCTGTTCGGCGATGCCTACAACCCGTGGGATCTCTCGCGCAACACGGGGGGCTCGAGCGGGGGCTCGGCCGCGGCGGTGGCGTGCGGCGTGGGGCCCCTGGCGACGGGGAGCGACGGCGGCGGATCGATTCGCATCCCGGCCAGCTTCTGCGGCGTGTATGGCATCAAGCCGCAGTTGGGGCGAGTGCCCGACCTGCGCCATTTGCGCGGCTGGGAAAGCCTCGCCCATCATGGGCCGATCACGCGCACGGTGCGCGATGCGGCCCTGGCGCTCGACGTCATGGCGGGACAAGACCTGTGCGATCGCTGGTCGTTGCCGAAACCGTCGCGATCGTTTCTCGCCGCCTGCACGGGCGAGGCACGTGGCTTGCGCCTGGCCTGGTGTCCGACGCTCGGCGGCCTGCCGCTCGACGACGAGGTGCGCTCTGCCTGCGACGCGGCGGCGCGGCGCTTCGCGCAGCTCGGCTGCGAGGTGGTGGAACTCGAGCTCGATCTGCCCGACCTGGGGCCCGCCCAGCAGACGATCGTGTTGTGCGAGACGATCGTCGCTTTTTCCGAACGGCTGGCCGAGTGGGAGCAGTTGATCGACCCGCGCTTGCAAAAGATGCCCGCCAAGGCCGCGCGACTGACGGCCGAGGATCTGGTGCGGGCGCAATTTGCGCGCGAGGATTATTGGGAACGGCTGGCCCCCCTCTTTACCCGCTACGATGCGCTGCTCACGCCGACCGCGTCGTTGACGGCGACGGAGAACAATTCGCTGGGTCCCACCGAGATCGACGGCGCGCGCGTGCGGGCACTCTACTGGCTGGGCTTCTGTGTCCCCTTCAATATGACGGGTCAGCCTGCCGCCAGCCTGCCCGTGGGCTTCGATCGCCAGAGCCTGCCGATCGGCCTGCAGGTGGTCGGTCGGCCGCACGATGAATTCACCGTGCTGCGACTCTCGTCGGCCTTTGAAGAGGCTTCTCCCTGGCATGGTCGGCGTCCTCCCCTGGCGGAGTAG
- a CDS encoding efflux RND transporter periplasmic adaptor subunit has translation MKRRWCEVASADRFVARRGRMAWAAAGACLLLLLAGCHETASEQANDAPLVRVTTPVERDVIDYVFFTGRTEAVSTIEIRARVTGYLVSVDFVSGGEVKAKQRLFKIDPRPYQAALDQANGQIKLNEAQLKLAQADYARALEIAKTPGAISQQDIDTYAAKEAEAAAALEAAKANAEAAALNVEFTDVITEIDGIVGRNLLTDGNLVSQDNTLLTTVVSQDPIYTYFDVDENTMLRIRRLIEVGELKGVEQGARVPVQMALADEKDRYPHEGYIDFVNNMVDANTGTLQVRGVFPNPKPAENVQPFLRPGMFVRVRVPLGDAHPALLLPQMAVASDQGKPYLLVVNQENVVEYRPIELGAEEPGGWQVVIPVKVVKEPQGFRMAREDETGEDSIKAGDSVIVSGLQRARPNSVVRTKPYELTPGEIAER, from the coding sequence ATGAAACGCCGCTGGTGTGAAGTTGCCTCTGCCGATCGATTTGTGGCGCGCCGCGGGCGCATGGCCTGGGCCGCCGCTGGTGCGTGCCTGCTGCTGTTGCTGGCGGGCTGTCACGAGACCGCCAGCGAACAGGCGAACGATGCGCCGCTGGTCCGCGTGACCACGCCGGTCGAGCGCGATGTGATCGACTACGTCTTCTTTACCGGCCGCACCGAGGCGGTCAGCACGATCGAGATTCGTGCCCGGGTGACGGGTTACCTCGTCTCGGTCGATTTCGTCTCCGGCGGCGAGGTGAAGGCCAAGCAACGGCTGTTCAAGATCGATCCGCGTCCTTACCAGGCGGCGCTCGACCAGGCGAACGGTCAGATCAAGCTCAACGAGGCGCAACTGAAGCTCGCGCAGGCCGACTATGCCCGCGCCTTGGAGATCGCCAAGACTCCCGGAGCCATCAGCCAGCAAGATATCGACACCTATGCGGCCAAAGAGGCGGAAGCCGCCGCGGCGCTCGAGGCCGCCAAGGCGAATGCGGAAGCCGCCGCGCTCAACGTCGAGTTCACCGACGTGATCACCGAGATCGATGGCATCGTCGGTCGCAACCTGCTGACCGACGGCAATCTCGTGTCGCAGGACAACACGTTGCTCACGACGGTCGTCTCGCAGGATCCGATCTACACCTACTTCGACGTCGACGAGAACACGATGTTGCGGATCCGACGCCTGATCGAAGTGGGCGAGCTGAAAGGGGTCGAGCAAGGGGCGCGCGTGCCGGTGCAGATGGCCCTGGCCGACGAAAAAGATCGCTATCCGCACGAAGGCTACATCGACTTCGTGAACAACATGGTGGACGCGAATACGGGCACGTTGCAGGTGCGGGGCGTGTTCCCGAATCCAAAGCCCGCCGAAAACGTGCAGCCCTTCCTGCGGCCGGGCATGTTCGTGCGCGTCCGCGTGCCGCTGGGCGATGCACATCCGGCGCTCCTGCTGCCGCAGATGGCCGTGGCGAGCGATCAGGGGAAGCCCTACCTGCTCGTGGTGAATCAAGAGAACGTCGTCGAGTATCGCCCGATCGAACTCGGCGCCGAAGAACCGGGAGGCTGGCAGGTGGTCATTCCGGTCAAGGTCGTCAAAGAGCCGCAGGGCTTCCGCATGGCGCGCGAAGACGAAACGGGCGAAGACAGCATCAAGGCGGGCGATTCCGTCATCGTCAGCGGCCTGCAACGCGCGCGACCCAACTCCGTCGTCCGCACGAAACCGTATGAGCTCACGCCCGGCGAGATCGCCGAGCGGTAA